The Corticium candelabrum chromosome 17, ooCorCand1.1, whole genome shotgun sequence genome has a segment encoding these proteins:
- the LOC134192988 gene encoding tyrosinase-like isoform X1, with product MQLSIMRSTGELVFLSLSVLSVFFLSLGRCQFPRQCITNDGGMFTVKEECCPEEIPGNNATRCGGQGKGVCVALNTNDYRQQLNRASYSACTNNDPRIGWPYSFGVRRYCKCENKWDGPGCTECAEGYIKDSNNNCVVRTGSQMLIRKNALNMNDEEWTTFWRVVNESKVTYSDYLVYKGSATTTTDGNPRLSGNFTFVDNVTVYNVFVWMHYYATKGNVDNQPKQCDFAHEQSGFLTWHRAWLLFVERELRKLSSTPNDFAIPYWDWTDPSSIAPLFNNSKRSRMGKSYFYDGVDNTPKVIEYTDNEAANFESDEWQTVCVSGRNEGPNIESVCDPSTPDNDYVKRCLGCIVGALDDRELPTVDEQEKMLKSATSFDAPPWNKEPNGVQSFRNSLEGWVNISTIDQPGQSKYHEFHNRVHIYMGGIMADVSPAPNDPIFLLHHANIDRLFEVWLRKVDRGDYVPNSNQAIHPGHAKNDWIIPIVPFVTHGDIYKTAPVLGYEYDNIEFPDEPTMATKASAATEATQGTGAAVHMAVPALTQTFMVAAAVLVGLMCHYFA from the exons ATGCAATTA AGTATCATGCGTTCTACTGGTGAGCTTGTCTTCTTGTCGCTCtcagttttgtctgttttcttccTCTCTCTTGGACGATGCCAGTTTCCCAGACAGTGCATTACCAACGATGGCGGCATGTTCACAGTTAAGGAAGAATGTTGCCCTGAAGAAATACCTGGGAATAATGCTACAAGATGCGGCGGTCAAG GCAAAGGAGTCTGTGTCGCCTTGAATACAAACGACTATCGTCAGCAGCTCAATAGAGCCAGCTACTCAGCTTGTACAAATAACG ACCCACGAATAGGATGGCCCTACTCATTTGGTGTGAGAAGATACTGCAAGTGCGAAAATAAATGGGatggtcccggatgtacagaGTGCGCTGAAGGATACATAAAGGACTCGAACAATAACTGTGTTGTCCGGACAGGATCCCAAATGCTAATCCGTAAAAACGCATTGAACATGAATGACGAAGAATGGACGACATTTTGGAGAGTTGTCAACGAGTCCAAAGTTACATACAGCGATTACTTAGTGTATAAAGGAAGTGcaaccacaacaacagacgGGAATCCTCGTCTTTCCGGTAACTTCACATTTGTTGACAACGTGACCGTTTACAATGTTTTCGTCTGGATGCATTATTATGCAACAAAAGGAAATGTTGACAATCAGCCAAAGCAATGCGATTTTGCACATGAGCAGTCCGGGTTTCTTACTTGGCATCGCGCCTGGCTACTTTTTGTTGAAAGAGAATTGCGAAAATTGAGTTCTACGCCGAACGATTTTGCAATTCCTTACTGGGACTGGACAGACCCGAGCTCAATAGCTCCACTGTTTAATAACAGTAAGCGATCACGAATGGGCAAGAGCTATTTCTACGACGGTGTCGACAATACGCCTAAAGTCATAGAGTACACGGATAATGAAGCGGCCAATTTTGAATCAGACGAATGGCAAACGGTCTGCGTCAGTGGTAGAAACGAAGGACCGAATATCGAGTCCGTGTGCGACCCATCTACCCCGGATAACGACTATGTGAAACGATGTCTTGGATGTATTGTGGGAGCTTTGGATGACAGAGAGCTACCAACTGTGGACGAACAAGAAAAGATGTTAAAGAGCGCGACCTCGTTTGATGCACCGCCATGGAACAAGGAGCCCAATGGTGTCCAGAGCTTTCGAAACTCGTTGGAAGGCTGGGTTAATATATCTACAATCGATCAACCAGGACAATCAAAATATCACGAGTTTCACAACAGGGTTCATATTTACATGGGTGGAATTATGGCTGACGTTTCGCCAGCTCCTAATGATCCAATTTTCTTGCTCCATCATGCTAACATCGACCGTCTCTTTGAAGTATGGTTGAGAAAAGTAGACCGAGGAGACTACGTGCCGAATAGTAATCAAGCCATTCATCCGGGACATGCCAAGAATGATTGGATAATACCAATTGTTCCCTTTGTAACGCATGGAGACATATACAAGACCGCACCGGTTCTTGGATATGAATACGACAATATCGAGTTCCCAGATGAACCCACTATGGCTACTAAAGCTAGTGCAGCTACTGAAGCTACACAAGGGACTGGAGCAGCTGTACACA TGGCTGTTCCCGCTTTGACGCAAACATTTAtggttgctgctgctgttcttGTTGGCTTAATGTGTCACTATTTTGCTTGA
- the LOC134192988 gene encoding tyrosinase-like isoform X2 — translation MGKGVCVALNTNDYRQQLNRASYSACTNNDPRIGWPYSFGVRRYCKCENKWDGPGCTECAEGYIKDSNNNCVVRTGSQMLIRKNALNMNDEEWTTFWRVVNESKVTYSDYLVYKGSATTTTDGNPRLSGNFTFVDNVTVYNVFVWMHYYATKGNVDNQPKQCDFAHEQSGFLTWHRAWLLFVERELRKLSSTPNDFAIPYWDWTDPSSIAPLFNNSKRSRMGKSYFYDGVDNTPKVIEYTDNEAANFESDEWQTVCVSGRNEGPNIESVCDPSTPDNDYVKRCLGCIVGALDDRELPTVDEQEKMLKSATSFDAPPWNKEPNGVQSFRNSLEGWVNISTIDQPGQSKYHEFHNRVHIYMGGIMADVSPAPNDPIFLLHHANIDRLFEVWLRKVDRGDYVPNSNQAIHPGHAKNDWIIPIVPFVTHGDIYKTAPVLGYEYDNIEFPDEPTMATKASAATEATQGTGAAVHMAVPALTQTFMVAAAVLVGLMCHYFA, via the exons ATGG GCAAAGGAGTCTGTGTCGCCTTGAATACAAACGACTATCGTCAGCAGCTCAATAGAGCCAGCTACTCAGCTTGTACAAATAACG ACCCACGAATAGGATGGCCCTACTCATTTGGTGTGAGAAGATACTGCAAGTGCGAAAATAAATGGGatggtcccggatgtacagaGTGCGCTGAAGGATACATAAAGGACTCGAACAATAACTGTGTTGTCCGGACAGGATCCCAAATGCTAATCCGTAAAAACGCATTGAACATGAATGACGAAGAATGGACGACATTTTGGAGAGTTGTCAACGAGTCCAAAGTTACATACAGCGATTACTTAGTGTATAAAGGAAGTGcaaccacaacaacagacgGGAATCCTCGTCTTTCCGGTAACTTCACATTTGTTGACAACGTGACCGTTTACAATGTTTTCGTCTGGATGCATTATTATGCAACAAAAGGAAATGTTGACAATCAGCCAAAGCAATGCGATTTTGCACATGAGCAGTCCGGGTTTCTTACTTGGCATCGCGCCTGGCTACTTTTTGTTGAAAGAGAATTGCGAAAATTGAGTTCTACGCCGAACGATTTTGCAATTCCTTACTGGGACTGGACAGACCCGAGCTCAATAGCTCCACTGTTTAATAACAGTAAGCGATCACGAATGGGCAAGAGCTATTTCTACGACGGTGTCGACAATACGCCTAAAGTCATAGAGTACACGGATAATGAAGCGGCCAATTTTGAATCAGACGAATGGCAAACGGTCTGCGTCAGTGGTAGAAACGAAGGACCGAATATCGAGTCCGTGTGCGACCCATCTACCCCGGATAACGACTATGTGAAACGATGTCTTGGATGTATTGTGGGAGCTTTGGATGACAGAGAGCTACCAACTGTGGACGAACAAGAAAAGATGTTAAAGAGCGCGACCTCGTTTGATGCACCGCCATGGAACAAGGAGCCCAATGGTGTCCAGAGCTTTCGAAACTCGTTGGAAGGCTGGGTTAATATATCTACAATCGATCAACCAGGACAATCAAAATATCACGAGTTTCACAACAGGGTTCATATTTACATGGGTGGAATTATGGCTGACGTTTCGCCAGCTCCTAATGATCCAATTTTCTTGCTCCATCATGCTAACATCGACCGTCTCTTTGAAGTATGGTTGAGAAAAGTAGACCGAGGAGACTACGTGCCGAATAGTAATCAAGCCATTCATCCGGGACATGCCAAGAATGATTGGATAATACCAATTGTTCCCTTTGTAACGCATGGAGACATATACAAGACCGCACCGGTTCTTGGATATGAATACGACAATATCGAGTTCCCAGATGAACCCACTATGGCTACTAAAGCTAGTGCAGCTACTGAAGCTACACAAGGGACTGGAGCAGCTGTACACA TGGCTGTTCCCGCTTTGACGCAAACATTTAtggttgctgctgctgttcttGTTGGCTTAATGTGTCACTATTTTGCTTGA